The stretch of DNA CAATGGCCACAACAACTGCCTGCGCACACCAAGCCCAATCTGAAAATCAAACTGCGAGCTATATCGAAATGAATGCCGCTGAGGGTCAAACGGATGCATTTGCTCAATTCCTGACGGGTGCTGCCCCGATGGTCAAAGAGACGGAGCCTGGAACCAAATTATGGTTCGCCCTGCAAGGCCCTAACAATAAACTCGCTATATTCGACATTTTTGCGGATGAAGCAGCACGCGGCGCACATTTCTCTGGCGTTGTCGCTGGCGCGCTGAATGAGAACGCCGATACATTAGTTGACGGCGGATGGGATGCAGGCGTTGTTGCCAACATCAACAATTCTACGGTTCTTTCTGAGAAAGCGCCTGTAGATATCTATACCGCCACTACAGCAACATATATCAAGCTCAAAGCTGCGTCAGGCAAAGGCGATAAACTGGCCGAGTTGTTGACCGCTGCGGGATCAATTGTGACTGAAACAGAGCCCAAAACTTTGTACTGGGCTGCACTACGCATTGATCAGGATAATTTCGCTATCTACGACATCTTTGCTGACGATTCTGGCCGTGCAGATCACTTTGCTGGAAAAGTAGCAGGAATGTTGAAAGAAGCATCTCCGGTTTTAGTAGAGGGCGGGTGGAATGATGGCGTCGTTGCCAATGTCAATAATTTTGACATCCTAGCCATCAAGTAAGGCACAGACAAAAACATACTGCGCTTGCTTTCGCTCGTAGCTTTGCTGCGGGCGATCTTTAGTTTGTACTTTAGTTGCTGTTAGGTCCGCAATGAGGATAAACTTGAGTTTTCTTTTGCGTGACTATCACAAAAGTAGTTGCTAACTTGCGTTAAGTTTTTGAATTTGACGTTGAAGGGTGATATATGAAGTGTGTTTTTTATGGGTCGTTGCTGCTCACCTTTACATTATTTCTTGCGAGTTGCGGAAAGCCTGTCACCGAAGAAGCAAAGGCACCTAAAATACGTCCCGCAAAGCTCCATACAGTTTCTAGTGGCACTTCAAATCGTGTTCTTAATTTTCCGGCTGTTGTCGAAGCCAAGCAATCCTCTGAACTTACCTTTCAGCTTGGCGGACAAATCACATCACTACGAGTGTTAGAAGCTCAGCCTGTCAAAACAGGTCAAATCATTGCGACAGTCGAAGAGCGAGATTATCAAAATACGTTAACGCAAGCTCAGGTCCAGTTTCAAAATGCTGAGAATGAATATCAACGCGCCAATCGTCTTTTTAAACAAGATGCGATTTCCAGGAGTGTGCTTGAATCGCGCCAGGCTTCGCGAGACGTTGCTAAGGCAGCTCTAGACACAGCACAAAAATCAAGGGGTGATACCATATTGCGAGCGCCATTTGATGGTGCGGTTTCTAGGGTTTATGTAGAGCGCTTTCAAAATATTCAGGCGAAAGAACCTATTGCGTTGATACAAAGTAATAGTGTCCAAGCCGTAGTGAGCGTTCCTGCTGACCTCGTAGCTCTGTCAAAACAGTTTACATCAAGAAACTCTTATGTCGTTTTAGATTCTGCGCCTTTGAAGAAAATCCCTGCGGAGTTTACCGAAGCTTCAGGTCTTGCAGACTCCGCGACGCAAACTTTCCAAGCCTCCTTTAGCTTTGAACCACCGGAAGAATTACTTGTCCTACCTGGAATGACAGCGACCATGTTTATGGACTTTGATTTTGAGAATGTCGGCGACGTTTTACCAACCGGCATTTCAGTTCCATTGTCGTCAATATTATCTGAAAACGCTCAACAATATGTTTGGAAAGTTGATCCCAATACGATGGTTGTCTCAAAGCAAAACGTTACGGCGGGTCGCGGTATGGACGG from Fretibacter rubidus encodes:
- a CDS encoding putative quinol monooxygenase; translated protein: MKTTLMTLLGALTMATTTACAHQAQSENQTASYIEMNAAEGQTDAFAQFLTGAAPMVKETEPGTKLWFALQGPNNKLAIFDIFADEAARGAHFSGVVAGALNENADTLVDGGWDAGVVANINNSTVLSEKAPVDIYTATTATYIKLKAASGKGDKLAELLTAAGSIVTETEPKTLYWAALRIDQDNFAIYDIFADDSGRADHFAGKVAGMLKEASPVLVEGGWNDGVVANVNNFDILAIK
- a CDS encoding efflux RND transporter periplasmic adaptor subunit; this translates as MKCVFYGSLLLTFTLFLASCGKPVTEEAKAPKIRPAKLHTVSSGTSNRVLNFPAVVEAKQSSELTFQLGGQITSLRVLEAQPVKTGQIIATVEERDYQNTLTQAQVQFQNAENEYQRANRLFKQDAISRSVLESRQASRDVAKAALDTAQKSRGDTILRAPFDGAVSRVYVERFQNIQAKEPIALIQSNSVQAVVSVPADLVALSKQFTSRNSYVVLDSAPLKKIPAEFTEASGLADSATQTFQASFSFEPPEELLVLPGMTATMFMDFDFENVGDVLPTGISVPLSSILSENAQQYVWKVDPNTMVVSKQNVTAGRGMDGDLVTVTEGLYNGDVIVASGGSYLSSGMTVSAWERK